From the genome of Triticum aestivum cultivar Chinese Spring chromosome 3B, IWGSC CS RefSeq v2.1, whole genome shotgun sequence, one region includes:
- the LOC123067496 gene encoding uncharacterized protein: protein MAAGGAIANKTLDEAFLLIESIEFHQLQWYNKKPTSDSLVCLQQITTPQPPILTQKPEPLSQCDKVELAWIIFDDDDTILVDTHATDHLDTSVGDSILHCDDSSMDEPELQFVAFDIEESPLVDIDHVLLEPDMEKFTFDDVSRIDSSTLEPEMESFMVDYGEVDSDVKESSSISLVDTSPVEISTTTPHLVSSMEVVLKLLPNYLRFTLVHHSLRADQVRDDIPWDPGGFTTWS, encoded by the exons ATGGCAGCGGGTGGAGCTATTGCAAACAAGACACTTGATGAAGCTTTTCTGCTGATTGAGAGCATAGAGTTCCACCAACTTCAGTGGTACAATAAGAAGCCCACATCTGATTCATTGGTTTGCTTGCAACAAATCACTACACCTCAACCACCAATTCTTACACAAAAGCCCGAGCCTCTATCTCAGTGTGACAAGGTTGAGCTTGCATGGATTATATTTGACGATGATGACACCATTCTAGTTGACACACACGCTACAGATCATCTGGATACTAGTGTTGGAGATTCAATTTTGCATTGTGATGATTCTTCCATGGATGAGCCAGAGCTGCAGTTCGTTGCTTTTGATATTGAGGAGTCACCTTTAGTTGATATTGATCATGTGCTGCTAGAGCCAGATATGGAGAAGTTCACCTTTGATGATGTTAGCCGCATTGATTCTTCAACACTTGAGCCTGAGATGGAGAGCTTCATGGTTGATTATGGTGAGGTGGATTCAGATGTCAAGGAGTCAAGCTCTATTTCACTTGTTGACACGAGTCCGGTGGAAATTTCTACTACCACACCTCACTTGGTATCTTCAATGGAGGTAGTCCTGAAGCTTCTTCCTAACTATCTCAG GTTTACGCTTGTGCACCATTCATTACGAGCTGACCAAGTTCGAGATGACATCCCATGGGATCCTGGTGGATTCACGACATGGTCATGA